From a single Maledivibacter sp. genomic region:
- a CDS encoding group II intron reverse transcriptase/maturase: IDKQTAKEFEANLDSEIKKLGFTYRWETSRKGKDIITHKTSRKKFMKAVEKIKDWIKGQRNCRLRNMISNLNDKLRGYYNYYGVIGNWKRIEQFHSIVIKLLYKWLNRRSQRRSFNWTQFSEKMRWYNLQKPFIKREYEQLRFSC; the protein is encoded by the coding sequence ATAGATAAACAAACTGCAAAAGAATTTGAAGCGAATCTAGATAGTGAAATCAAGAAGCTAGGTTTTACCTATAGATGGGAGACATCAAGGAAGGGAAAAGATATAATAACCCATAAAACAAGCAGAAAGAAATTTATGAAGGCAGTGGAGAAAATAAAAGACTGGATAAAGGGACAAAGAAACTGTCGCCTAAGGAATATGATAAGTAATCTAAATGATAAATTAAGGGGCTACTATAATTACTATGGAGTCATAGGAAACTGGAAAAGAATAGAGCAGTTTCACAGCATAGTAATAAAGCTATTATATAAATGGCTTAATAGACGTAGTCAAAGAAGAAGTTTTAACTGGACACAATTCAGTGAAAAAATGAGATGGTACAATTTACAAAAACCATTCATTAAGAGAGAATATGAACAGTTAAGATTTAGTTGCTGA